The DNA window CGGCAAGTTCGCCCGCGTCGTCCTCGGCACCAAGAACATCGACTACAACGGCCGCTTCTGCATGTCCTCCGCGGCGGCCGCCGGCATCAAGGCGTTCGGGCTCGACCGCGGCCTCCCGTTCCCCATGGCCGACATCGCAAGCGCCGAAGCGATCCTGCTCGTCGGCAGCAACGTCGCCGAGACCATGCCGCCGTTCGTCCATCATCTCAGCACGATGCAGAGCAACGGTGGCGCGCTCATCGTCGTCGACCCGCGCCGCACCCCCACCGCCAAGCGCGCGACGCTCCACCTACAGCTCACGCCCGGAACCGATCTCGCCCTCGCGCAAGGACTGCTGCACCTGGCGATCGTCGAGGGGTACGTGGACCGCGACTACATCGGAGCACGCACCGAGGGCTTCGCAGAGGTACACCCGATCGCCATGGCCTACTGGCCAGAACGCGTCGAACGCATCACCGGCGTGCCCGTCTCCCAACAGCGCAAGGCGATCCGCATCCTGCACGACGCGGGCAACGCGCTGGTCCTCACCGCACGGGGAGCCGAGCAGCACGCGAAGGGCGTCGACACCGTCAGCGCCTTCGTCAACCTCGCCTTGGCGCTCGGTCTCCCTGGCACAGAAGGGAACCGCTACGGCTGCCTCACCGGACAGGGGAACGGTCAGGGCGGCCGCGAACACGGCCAGAAGGCCGACCAACTCCCGGGCTACCGCAAGCTCGACGACCCCAAAGCTCGCGAGCACGTCGCCAAGGTGTGGGGAGTCGATCCAGCGGACCTGCCGATGCCCGGCGTCAGCGCCTACGAACTCCTCGACGCGCTCGGCCAGCCGAATGGTCCGCGCGCCCTGCTCGTCTTCGGCACCAACCCGGTCGTCTCCGCGCCTCGCGCCAAGCACGTCGAGGAACGGCTGAAGAGTCTCGACCTCCTCGTCGTGGCCGACCTCGTCCAGTCCGAGACCGCGGCGATCGCCGACGTCGTGCTACCCACGGCCCAGTGGGCGGAGGAAGAAGGGACCACCACCAACCTCGAAGGTCGGGTCATCCGCCGCCGAAGGTTGCGACCACCCCCGCCGAAAGTACGGACCGACCTCGAGATCCTCGCCGGATTGGCCGAAAGTCTTGGCAAGGGCGACAAGATCAGCGCCGACCCCCGACGAACGTTCGAGGAGCTGGGCCGCGCGAGCGCCGGAGGTATCGCCGACTACGCCGGCATCAGCTACGAACGTCTCGACCGGGACGGCGGCGTCTTCTGGCCATGCCCCACCAAAGACCACCCCGGCACCCCACGGATGTTCCACGATGGGTTCGCAACTCCCAATGGACGTGCGAGATTCGTCCCGGTCGAGTACCGGCCGGCGGTCGAGGACGTCGACTCCACCTACCCCGTCTATCTGACCACCGGAAGGGTGCTCGCCCACTACCAAAGTGGCGCACAGACCAGGCGCATCCCCTCCCTTCGGAGGGCGGCACCCGATCCGTTCGTCGAGCTGCACCCCCAACTGGCCGGTCGGCATGGCATCGAGGACGGCGACGAGGTCCGCGTCGTCAGCCGCCGCGGCGAGGCGACCGCGCCGGCGCGGATCACGGACACGATCCGCACCGACACCGCGTTCATGCCGTTCCACTGGAGCGGCGCCGGCCGCGCCAACACGCTCACCAACCCCGCGCTGGACCCGACGTCCAAGATGCCCGAGTTCAAGGTCTGCGCCGTGCGCCTGGAGAAGGTGGCGCCATGAGCGTGGTCATCGTGGGGTACGGGATGGCCGGCGCCCGCTTCGCCGCCGAGCTCAGGCAACGCGACCCGAGGCGAACGATCACCGTCTTCGGCGCCGAGCCCACCCGCTCGTACAACCGGATCCTGCTCTCCGACGTGCTCGCCGGGAAGCTGTCCGAGGACGACGTGCCGCTGGCCGAGCCCGAAGGACCGCTCGACCTGCGCGTCGGCGTCGAGGTCGTCGACCTCGACCCCGCCGAACGCACGATCAGATCCGACGACGGCAGAACGACCCGCTACGACACGCTCGTGTTCGCGACCGGCAGCCTGCCGATGGTCCCGCCTGTCGCCGGGCTGACCAGGCCGAACGCGACGCTGATCGACGGCGCCGCGACGTTCCGTACGCTTGACGACTGCCGCAAGATCGTCGCGACCGCCGCCACGGCGAAGAACGCGATCGTGCTCGGCGGCGGGCTGCTCGGGTTGGAAGCCGCACGTGGGTTGGCAATGCGCGGCTTGAACGTCGAGGTCCTGCACCCGCGCAGGCAGTTGATGGAACGCCAGCTCAATGCCGAGGCGAGCCAGCTTCTCGTGGTCACGTTGGCGAATCTCGGCGTGAGTGTACGACCCAACGGCGTCGCCGCCGAGGTCCAAGGGACCGAACGCGTCGAAGGCATCCTCCTCGAGGACGGCACCGAACTGCCCGCGGACCTGCTGGTGATCGCCTGCGGCGTCAGGCCGCAGACCGCGGTCGCCGAACGCGCCGGACTCGAGGTCGGCCGCGGCATCGTGGTGGACGACCGGATGCGTACGAGCGACCCGCACATCTACGCGATCGGCGACTGCTCGGAGCATCGCGGCGTCTCGTACGGGTTCGTCGCACCTGCCTGGGAACAGGCGAAGGTCGCGGCCGAGGTGATCTGCGGCGGGACCAGCCGGTACCTGGGCTCGCGGCAGGTCGCCCGGCTCAAGGCGAACGGCGTCGACCTTGCCACGTTGGGCGATCCGCATCTCGACGACGAACGCGCCGAGGTCGTCACGTTCACCGATGTCGCGCGCGGCACGTACCAGAAGGTGGTGATCCGGGACCAACGCCTCGTCGGCGCGATCCTGCTCGGCGACAACCCCACGGTGGGAACGGTGACGCAGATCTTCGACCGCGACCTGCCGGTGCCGAACGACCCACGCTCCTTGCTGTTCGGCGGCTCCGGCGATGCGGCCCCGGCAACGTCCTCGCCGAACGCCACGCTGTGCAACTGCAACGGCGTCACGACAGGGGCGATCGTCCGGGCATGGGTGGGCGGCGCGCGGACGACCGCGGACGTGGTCGCGGCAACGCGAGCAAGTACCGGCTGCGGCACCTGCCGCGACGTCGTCGAGTCGTTCGTCGCCGAACTGGCCGACGAGGCTGCAACCGAGGAGGTGGTGGCATGACCTCGGCCAACACGCTCCGCGGGGTCGGCCTTCCGGGGGCCGAGGACGACCCGACCGGCCGAAGGCCGCCTATCTGGTCGCCGCAGGGTCACGCCGACCCCGCTGAGCACAGCGACCCGAAGCCGCCAGGTCGCTCTGCGACCGCACGCGTCGCGAGGGTCGCCGGGGGGATGGTGGCATGAGCCGCGTCGTCGTTGTGGGCAACGGGATGGTGGGTCAACGGTTCGTCGAGACGCTCAGAGCGCGCGACGTGGACGGGCGCTGGCAGATCACCGTGCTGGCCGAGGAGAATCGACCGGCGTACGACCGGGTCGGGCTGTCCGCGTTCTTCTCCGGCGCCACGCCGGAGGAGCTTTCGCTCGTACCAGAAGGGTTCTACGACCACGAGGGCGACGTCTGCCTGAAGCTCGGCGCGCAGGTGACCGAGGTCGACCGCGACCGCAAGGTCGTACGGACCGTCGACGGGGAGTACCCGTACGACGCGCTCGTGCTCGCCACGGGCTCCTACTCGTTCGTCCCGCCGGTGCCCGGCCACGACCTGCCGGGAACGTTCGTCTACCGCACGATCGACGACCTCGTCGCCCTCCGCGACTACGCCGCCGGACGCGGCGTCGGCGCGGTGGTAGGCGGGGGACTGCTCGGCCTCGAAGCAGCGAATGCCCTGCGCCTGTTGGGATTGCAGACCCACATTGTCGAGTTCGCGCCGAGGCTGATGCCGCAGCAGCTCGACGAGTCCGGCGCCGCGATGCTCAAGGTGCAGGTCGAGGCGCTGGGCCTCACCGTGCACACCGCCACCAAGACCGAACGGCTCGAACCCGGAGCCGACGGCGCCGTCAAGAGCATGGTGTTCGGTGACGGCCAGGAGCTCGGCGTCGATCTCGTGGTCTTCGCCGCGGGCGTACGTCCGCGCGACGAGCTCGCCCGCAAGGCCGGGTTGACGGTAGGCGAACGCGGCGGCATAGCAGTCGACGAGACCTGCCGCACAACCGACGCCGACGTCTACGCGATCGGCGAGTGCGCGCTGATGATCGACCGCGTGTACGGGCTCGTCCAACCGGGCTACGCGATGGCCGAGGTCGTGGCGCAGCAACTGCTCGACCAGCCAGCCACGTTCAAGGGCGCCGACCTGTCCACCAAGCTCAAGCTACTCGGCATCGACGTCGCTGTCTTCGGCGACGCACAGGGCGAGCTCGACGTGGTGTACGCCGATCCCGCGTACGGCGTCTACGCCAAGCTCGCCTTGACAGACGACGCGCAGACGCTGCTCGGCGGCATCCTGGTCGGCGACGCCTCGGCGTACGCGACCCTCCGCGCGAGTATCGGCGGACCGATCCCCGGCAAGCTCGCCGACTTCCTCGGCTCCGGGCAGGTCGAGGGCACGCTGCCAGGCACGGCCCAGGTCTGTTCGTGCAACGCTGTCACGAAGAACGACGTCTTCGAGGCCATCTCCGACGGCTGCAAGGACGTGCCAGGCATCAAGGCCTGCACCAAGGCCGGGACGACCTGCGGCTCGTGTGTCCCGCTGCTCAAGTCGCTGCTCGCCGAAGCAGGAGTCCAACAGGACAAGGCGATCTGCGAGCACTTCGCGTTCTCGCGGCAGGAGCTGTTCGACCTCATCCGCGTCCGCGGGATCACGACGTTCTCCCAGCTCGTCGCCGAGCACGGGCAGGGCCGCGGCTGCGACCTGTGCAAGCCGACCGTCGCCTCGATCCTCGCCAGCCTCGGCAACGGCCACGTGCTCGAAGGGGAGCAGGCAACGCTGCAGGACACCAACGACCACTTCCTCGCCAACCTGCAGCGCAACGGCACGTACTCGGTCGTCCCGCGCATCCCCGGCGGCGAGATCACGCCCGACAAGCTGATCGTGATCGGCGAGGTCGCCCGCGACTACGGCCTCTACACGAAGATCACCGGCGGGCAGCGGATCGACCTGCTCGGCGCGCGGGTCGACCAGCTGCCGGCGATCTGGCGGCGGCTCGTCGACGCGGGCTTCGAGTCCGGACACGCGTACGGCAAGGCGCTGCGCACGGTGAAGTCGTGCGTCGGAACGACCTGGTGCCGGTACGGCGTCCAGGACTCCGTCGGCCTCGCGATCGCGCTGGAGGAGCGCTACCGCGGCCTGCGCGCGCCGCACAAGATCAAGTGCGCCGTCTCCGGCTGCGCCCGCGAATGCGCCGAGGCGCGCAGCAAGGACTTCGGCGTCATCGCGACCGAGAACGGCTGGAATCTCTTCCTCGGCGGCAACGGCGGCTTCCGCCCACGGCACGCCGACCTGTTCGCGACCGACCTCGACACCGCGACGCTCGTTCGCTACATCGACCGCTTCCTGATGTTCTACATCCGCACCGCCGACCGGCTGCAGCGCACTGCGGCGTGGCTGGAGTCGCTCGACGGCGGGCTCGACTACCTGCGCGAGGTCATCGTCGACGACAGCCTCGGCCTCTGCGCGGACCTCGACGCGGCGATGGATCGCCATGTGGGCAGCTACGTCGACGAGTGGCGCGCGACGTTGGAGGACCCGGACAAGCTGCGCAGGTTCGTCTCGTTCGTCAACGCACCGGACGCGCCCGACCCGTCGATCGAGTTCGTCACCGAACGCGGACAACGCGTTCCGGCCCAACATCGCCAACCCGTCGTGGTAGCCGGGACCCGGCTGCCCGTTCGAGAGGTGGACCCATGACAGCGATCTGGACGCGGCAGTGGACGGAGGTGTGCCGCTTCGACGACCTGGAGCCCGAACGTGGCGTCGCGGCACTCGTGGGCGGCGACCAGGTCGCGGTGTTCCGTACGCACGACGGCGCGGTCTACGCGGTGAGCAACTACGACCCGTGCTCCGGCGCGTACGTGCTCTCCCGCGGCATCGTCGGCACCCGCGGCCACGCGCCGACGGTCGCGTCGCCGATGTTCAAGGACGTCTACGATTTGCGCACCGGCGAGTGTTTCGGCCAACCCAACGTGATGATTCGTACGTACGCGGTCTCCTGCACAGACGGCATCGTGCGGGTGGCCGCACGGGACCCGTCGTGACCTCGACTCCGGTGCCGGTCGGTCGTCCCGTGACCACGCGGTCGGGATCCGCTGAGGCGACCGCGCTGCGCCCGCTGTCTGGCTTCACGATCGGGGTGACCGCCGCGCGGCGTCGCGAGGAGCTGGTGGCGTTGCTGGAACGCCGAGGCGCCCGAGTCGTGGAGGCGCCGGCGATCCGGATCGTTCCGCTCGAGGACGACACCGAGCTGCTCGACGCGACCCGAGCCTGCCTCTTCGGCGGTGTCGACGTCGTCGTCGCGACGACCGGAATCGGCTTCCGTGGTTGGCTGGAGGCGGCCGAGAGCGCGGGGATCGCGGACCGGCTGCTGAGCGTCCTGTCGGAGGCGGAGCTGCTCGCGCGCGGGCCAAAGGCGCACGGCGCGATCCGCGCCGCGGGGCTGCAGGCGGCCTGGTCGCCGGAGTCGGAGTGCTCGGCGGAGGTGCTGGAATACCTGCTGAAGAAGGGCGTCGCTGGCCTGCGGATCGCCGTTCAGCTGCATGGCGAGCCGTTGCCCGACTTCGTCGCCGCGCTGACCGCCGCGGGGGCGTCGGTGATGGAGATTCCGGTCTACCGGTGGGTGCTGCCGGAGGATGTGACGCCGCTGAATCGCCTGGTGGAGTTGATCAAACTTCGGTACGTGGATGCGGTGACGTTCACCAGCGCGCCGGCTTCGGCGGCGCTGCTGGAGGTCGCGGGGTCCGAACGGGAGGCGGTCCTGGAGGCCCTGCGCAGTGATGTGATGGCGGCCTGCGTCGGTCCCGTCGCTGCCGGACCGCTGCGGCGGCTCGGCGTGCCGACAGTGGAGCCTGAGCGCGCGCGGCTCGGCGGCCTGGTGCGGTCGTTGGTGGATGAGCTGCCTCCCTTCCGTACGTTGACCGTTCTGGCCGCGGGGCATCAGCTCGAGATCAGAGGACACGCCGTTCTTATTGACGGCGATATGCGCATGTTGGCTCCGGCACCGATGACGTTGCTCCGGACGCTCGCACAGCAATCAGGACGGGTCATCTCGCGTGCCGACCTGCTGCGGGCCCTGCCGCGCAGCGCGGACGGGCACGCGGTCGAGATGGCCATCGCCCGGTTGCGCGCCGGACTCGGCGACTCTCGGATCATCCGGACGGTGACCAAGCGCGGCTACCGTCTCGCAACATCGGACCCGGAGGTGGACACATGAAATCGTCTGCACTGCTTGCTGGTCGGCTCTATGCCGGACTGCACGTGTTGGGGAGCGGACTGCCCGACGGGGTGGTGTTCGCGGCCGACACGACGTCGCCGGAGGTGTCGTCGATCGCGTCGCATCTCGCTGTCCGGTTGGCGATTCCGTTCCAGGTGGCGTTGTCGCCCGACGCAGTCGCGGCGGCCGTCGCGACCCTGCGGGCGAACGGTGCGCGCCGCGTGGCAATCGCCGCGTACGTCGAGCGCGGCACCTCGTACGACACGCTGCTCGCCGCTGGCGCCGACCACGTGACCGAGCCGTTCGGCACCCGGGCCGCCGCGGCCGCCTAGCTCGCCGCCGCCGTAGTAGTTGCGCGCACTACTACGTCGCTGTTAGCGTAGGCGCACGTGATCGAGGGATTGGTTGCGGTGGGGTTCTCCTCGCAGGAGGCCCGCGTCTATGTGGCGCTGCTACGACAGCCGTCGGCGACGGGGTACGAGATCGCCAAGCTGGCTGGGCTGCAGCGGGCGAACGTGTACCAGGTGCTCTCCGGCCTGACCGAGCGCGGCGTTGTCTCGCAGGTGAACGACACGCCCGCGCGGTTCGTCGCCCAGCCGCCGGCCGAGGTGCTCGGGCGGATCAAGCGCGACACCGTCAGCAGGTGCGAGGCGTTGACCGCCGAGCTCGCCGCGCTGGCAGCACCCGCCGAGCCGGCCGCGTTCTGGTCGCTCCGCGGTCGAGACGTCACGATCTCCCGCGCCGCATCCCTCGTGGCCGAAGCCACAACCCGAGTCGCCGTGTGTCTATGGTCGGATGACCTTGCCTGGTTGGGCGAACCCCTCCGCGCCGCCGCCCGAAGCGGCTGCGAGGTCGTGGTGAACGTGTTCGGCGACGCGCCCGTCGACTTCGGCGAGGTCTACCGGCACGAGCCGCCGGACCGTACGGTCGGCGGCCACCTGCTGACGCTGTCCGTCGACCACGAGACCGCGCTGATCGCCTCGCTCGACGAGCCCGCCGGTGCCGTCTACACCAAGCATCCGGCGCTGCTGCGCGTCGTCGACAAGCTCATCCGCGACGAGGCC is part of the Tenggerimyces flavus genome and encodes:
- the nirD gene encoding nitrite reductase small subunit NirD translates to MTAIWTRQWTEVCRFDDLEPERGVAALVGGDQVAVFRTHDGAVYAVSNYDPCSGAYVLSRGIVGTRGHAPTVASPMFKDVYDLRTGECFGQPNVMIRTYAVSCTDGIVRVAARDPS
- the nirB gene encoding nitrite reductase large subunit NirB, with protein sequence MSRVVVVGNGMVGQRFVETLRARDVDGRWQITVLAEENRPAYDRVGLSAFFSGATPEELSLVPEGFYDHEGDVCLKLGAQVTEVDRDRKVVRTVDGEYPYDALVLATGSYSFVPPVPGHDLPGTFVYRTIDDLVALRDYAAGRGVGAVVGGGLLGLEAANALRLLGLQTHIVEFAPRLMPQQLDESGAAMLKVQVEALGLTVHTATKTERLEPGADGAVKSMVFGDGQELGVDLVVFAAGVRPRDELARKAGLTVGERGGIAVDETCRTTDADVYAIGECALMIDRVYGLVQPGYAMAEVVAQQLLDQPATFKGADLSTKLKLLGIDVAVFGDAQGELDVVYADPAYGVYAKLALTDDAQTLLGGILVGDASAYATLRASIGGPIPGKLADFLGSGQVEGTLPGTAQVCSCNAVTKNDVFEAISDGCKDVPGIKACTKAGTTCGSCVPLLKSLLAEAGVQQDKAICEHFAFSRQELFDLIRVRGITTFSQLVAEHGQGRGCDLCKPTVASILASLGNGHVLEGEQATLQDTNDHFLANLQRNGTYSVVPRIPGGEITPDKLIVIGEVARDYGLYTKITGGQRIDLLGARVDQLPAIWRRLVDAGFESGHAYGKALRTVKSCVGTTWCRYGVQDSVGLAIALEERYRGLRAPHKIKCAVSGCARECAEARSKDFGVIATENGWNLFLGGNGGFRPRHADLFATDLDTATLVRYIDRFLMFYIRTADRLQRTAAWLESLDGGLDYLREVIVDDSLGLCADLDAAMDRHVGSYVDEWRATLEDPDKLRRFVSFVNAPDAPDPSIEFVTERGQRVPAQHRQPVVVAGTRLPVREVDP
- a CDS encoding TrmB family transcriptional regulator, producing the protein MIEGLVAVGFSSQEARVYVALLRQPSATGYEIAKLAGLQRANVYQVLSGLTERGVVSQVNDTPARFVAQPPAEVLGRIKRDTVSRCEALTAELAALAAPAEPAAFWSLRGRDVTISRAASLVAEATTRVAVCLWSDDLAWLGEPLRAAARSGCEVVVNVFGDAPVDFGEVYRHEPPDRTVGGHLLTLSVDHETALIASLDEPAGAVYTKHPALLRVVDKLIRDEAYLAAIYAELRPELEEAFGQHLVRLRSKLLPPDQASALLSVVGFGADDSAVNALLPIGEE
- a CDS encoding uroporphyrinogen-III synthase, whose protein sequence is MTSTPVPVGRPVTTRSGSAEATALRPLSGFTIGVTAARRREELVALLERRGARVVEAPAIRIVPLEDDTELLDATRACLFGGVDVVVATTGIGFRGWLEAAESAGIADRLLSVLSEAELLARGPKAHGAIRAAGLQAAWSPESECSAEVLEYLLKKGVAGLRIAVQLHGEPLPDFVAALTAAGASVMEIPVYRWVLPEDVTPLNRLVELIKLRYVDAVTFTSAPASAALLEVAGSEREAVLEALRSDVMAACVGPVAAGPLRRLGVPTVEPERARLGGLVRSLVDELPPFRTLTVLAAGHQLEIRGHAVLIDGDMRMLAPAPMTLLRTLAQQSGRVISRADLLRALPRSADGHAVEMAIARLRAGLGDSRIIRTVTKRGYRLATSDPEVDT
- a CDS encoding FAD-dependent oxidoreductase; the protein is MSVVIVGYGMAGARFAAELRQRDPRRTITVFGAEPTRSYNRILLSDVLAGKLSEDDVPLAEPEGPLDLRVGVEVVDLDPAERTIRSDDGRTTRYDTLVFATGSLPMVPPVAGLTRPNATLIDGAATFRTLDDCRKIVATAATAKNAIVLGGGLLGLEAARGLAMRGLNVEVLHPRRQLMERQLNAEASQLLVVTLANLGVSVRPNGVAAEVQGTERVEGILLEDGTELPADLLVIACGVRPQTAVAERAGLEVGRGIVVDDRMRTSDPHIYAIGDCSEHRGVSYGFVAPAWEQAKVAAEVICGGTSRYLGSRQVARLKANGVDLATLGDPHLDDERAEVVTFTDVARGTYQKVVIRDQRLVGAILLGDNPTVGTVTQIFDRDLPVPNDPRSLLFGGSGDAAPATSSPNATLCNCNGVTTGAIVRAWVGGARTTADVVAATRASTGCGTCRDVVESFVAELADEAATEEVVA
- a CDS encoding molybdopterin oxidoreductase family protein translates to MKLPLGTLEPMPGAATHCPYCALQCGMDLRGDGDLVHVAPRATGDNPPGLCQKGWTAAELLTSNERLTTPTIDGEPTTWERALAHITQRIQQIQHQHGPDAVAILGGGGLTNEKAYALGKFARVVLGTKNIDYNGRFCMSSAAAAGIKAFGLDRGLPFPMADIASAEAILLVGSNVAETMPPFVHHLSTMQSNGGALIVVDPRRTPTAKRATLHLQLTPGTDLALAQGLLHLAIVEGYVDRDYIGARTEGFAEVHPIAMAYWPERVERITGVPVSQQRKAIRILHDAGNALVLTARGAEQHAKGVDTVSAFVNLALALGLPGTEGNRYGCLTGQGNGQGGREHGQKADQLPGYRKLDDPKAREHVAKVWGVDPADLPMPGVSAYELLDALGQPNGPRALLVFGTNPVVSAPRAKHVEERLKSLDLLVVADLVQSETAAIADVVLPTAQWAEEEGTTTNLEGRVIRRRRLRPPPPKVRTDLEILAGLAESLGKGDKISADPRRTFEELGRASAGGIADYAGISYERLDRDGGVFWPCPTKDHPGTPRMFHDGFATPNGRARFVPVEYRPAVEDVDSTYPVYLTTGRVLAHYQSGAQTRRIPSLRRAAPDPFVELHPQLAGRHGIEDGDEVRVVSRRGEATAPARITDTIRTDTAFMPFHWSGAGRANTLTNPALDPTSKMPEFKVCAVRLEKVAP